The sequence cgcaaacacatagtcgaaataattaacatcaccgcatacacgaattcaagtacgaccagtcaccacaagcagcacccgttcacgagtatgacgcatggccagccatcggccccctcgccatattttagggagagagacaacccgacgcatggacgccgccacaagcaatgacatttaagcgagcatgacgatccttgaaatgtggacttggctacataagaaaataataataatactgaaataattggataccacatggatcacggtttgttcccactttacattaaaacagtcgtggatgttgacgatcgccccagagtctggaaatgcagccgagagattcagtcgtgttacctataatatatactggagcaactcatatccaagcactaggatcgtttaaatattcatttatattataataagccttagtaagcagttttactttaatgtacgatttaaatttatttattgacaacgcttgtatttcactagggattttgttgaaaaaacgtatacaattgccttggaaagaattactcgttttatgcagccttctggttggtgcgcaaattttgtctttattacgagtactataattatggaagctactattctttttaaagatatctatatttttccgcacatacaaaatattctcataaatgtattgacttgccagagtcaaaatatgtaattccttaaatttgcttcggaccgactcccgtggggacaacccacagatcgctcttatagcccgcttttgcactacaaatatcgatttaatgtcagctgcattaccccacaaaataacaccatatgacattatactatgaaaatagctgaaataaaCAAGCTTTGCTGTGTTCTCATCCGTAAGATCGCGTATCTTTTTAACTGCGAACGCTGCGGAActtagcctattcgaaagaccttctatgtgtcggccccactggagtttactatctaaagtaattcccaagaacaccgcattatcaacaaagtctatttcctcgtctttaattattatttgagaatgactactttttacatttgtagttacaaatttaacacattttgtcttcttttcgtttaacttaagattatttgtattaaaccagTGAACTACACTGGAGATGGCACTGTTTACGTTATCAAGTGATGGATTTTgtcgtttcactttaaataaaagcgaagtgtcatcagcaaacagtaCTATCTCGTGAAGCTCCTTTACAAGAAATGGCAGGTCATTTATATAGACAAGGAATAAGAAGGGACCAAGTATGGAGCCCTGCGGTACTCCCATAGTAACAGAGGATCCCTGTGATATAGctccatttacatttaccttttGAATTCTATCGCTCAGGTATGATTCCACAAGATTTAGCGCCCTTTCGCCAATGCCATAGTGTTGAAGTTTCTTGATTAGGATTTCGTGATGGACACAGTCAAAAGCCTTTGATAAGTCGCAAAAAACTCCAATGGCATCATGAGAATTTTCCCAAGCATTTAAAATCTcggaaattaattgaatgccAGCATCTGCTGTGGAGCGACCTCTTGTAAAACCAAACTGCTGGCtatgcataattttattattattaaaatgtgtcaataattgttcaagaatgattttttcaaagattttactcAAAGCCGGCAGCACAGATATGGGTCTAAAATTTGTGGGGTCCGAAGTGCTGCCCGTTTTGAATAAcggtgtgattttacttatctTCATCTGGTCtggaaagactccacaatctatacattcattaaatattatagccaACTCTGAACTGATAGTATTGATTACTGattgtaaaatgaaaacagATACACCCCAAAgatctttagttttttttatttttagctgtttaaatgtttttataatgtcattGCAGCTAATGCGGCTAAATACAAACTTATGATTGCATACAGGAACattctttttcaataataaaagggCGGCTGATGGTGAAGAATTTAAAACGCTGGTTGTATTTAAAGGAATGTTAGTAAAAAACTCTTCAAATGCAGAGGCTACTTCGAGGTCGGAACTAATTACTTTGCCGTTTATGTTCACTTTGAATTCAGTATCCTTTCTGGAGGTTCTTCCAGTCTCCTCGTTTATAATTTTCCAAGTAGCCTTTATCTTATCAGAGCTGTTGTTTATTCTAAGACTTAAGTGTTTCGCCTTAGCGATTCTACACTCTTGCCTAAAACTTTTTGAGAATATCCtaacataagttttaaattcttcACTGTCATTATACTGTTTTTCATCATACAACTCATACAATTTTAGCCTTTTTTTGTGTAGCTCCGGAGTTGCCCAGTCACAAAAGGTAGGTTTCTCCGAGACCAAAAAAGTCTTTGGAGTGAACACATTTTTGAATTCACCAATAAATGAATCAAAGAATGtgctatataaattattagggcaTTGGTTACTACGCAAAAAtggcattttaaatatcaaatttttcCTAAATCTATCTAACCGATCCTCTGTTATAGGAATTgtacatattttctttttttgatctttacattttagtatttcaaattcaaacaatTGACCAGAGTGGTCAGATGTAAGTTTGTTGATAATACAGGCGTTGAGAGGAACTATATTACTATAGATATTGTCAATACATGTTGCCGTGGTGGCTGTTACCCTAGTTggtacaataaaagtattaattaaattatatgatttaaacAGATTTAGCAAACGTTTACTTGAACTACAGTTGTCAagcaaatttacattaaagtcTCCACTAAAGATCAATTTTTTCTTGGATTTTTGCAATTTGTACAGAACCTgctccaatattttttctaaactaTCATATTGAGCTGAAGGAGGGCTATACAAACTAACAATGATAAATTGCTCCAGCTCCACACAAGATACTTCTATAAGGCGTTCCACAGAGAGGCTCACTAAGGCTCACTTTGCTACGTAAGGTCATAAAATCAGACAAGATTCATAGACATTGGAATCTAAACTTGCTAAAAGCAAGTTGCATTAGTTTATACGTAATATAATTGCTAACACCAGACcgatatataatatgttaaaaaacaTATCTTGAGTTAGTCATTATAAAGCTATGTATTCttaagaaattaaatgttCAGACCCAATGTCTGTTCAAgctatttaaaagaaaagtaaGCATGTTATTTGTTATGGTAAGCTAGTATTATGGACTTTGAAATGTTAATTCCTTAATGGAAGTCTTGTGATCTTGGAATAATCCTGATACTAAAGTGCTCATACATAACATatgaaactattttatttttatgtttaaacatCATTGAATTGGGAAGGTCAAAGTTTTTCTATCTCTATCTAACGCGTGCGTATTAAACAGATATAAATAACACGATAACATGCAAATCATTTTATTCAGAGCTAGTTTAGTTCGGATTAAGAAAGTCCATAAAATGTTGTTAATATTCAAGATGTAACAATGTTCCTTAATTCTACGTTAGTAAgttagtattaatataaatcttatCTATATACTTGTACTTACACTGTAATCAGACAGCCTCTGACGTTTAGCTTCTCTGCTCAGTAGATCGTACAGAAGTAACAGTCTCAAATTAGACGTTGACAATTTGCCTTTAGATGAAGGTTCCGCTGGATTCACTCTGAGACCTGGAAGCAgagcataaaatattatatattatgtataaatagcagccttgcgattctgtaactcattttacgatttggcattctgatacacaataaactacaaccacttatcagaatgccaaatcataaaataactacTTCACGACTgttttgagcgcgaccgccgctgtgaaaaccgctgtgtgagttacagaatcgcaaggcaggttaTCAGCCTCGAAGTGTGTATTGGTGCCAATTTAATACACGATTATACTGTATATCTAGGCACTAAGCTACTTACGTCGAGTACAGTAAGTAGGGTTAAAGCCGCTACATAGGATTAACTACTTAAGTTACGTAGTTAATGCAATAAATATCTCtacgtttgttttattagaaagGTTTTTACATGTCTAATCAGTTGTCAAACGAGATAAAGCATCTTACCTTCCCACACATCTACAATCCTATCATCATCTGGATCATTGGCCATTCTTATCATTTCCCTGACATTTGCCGATAGATACTGCAAGTTCTCTTCATCAAAATCATCAGAACGGCTGGAGACCTTCAAATCATCATATGGTGGCAGTAAATGTGGGTCATTTGGTGCTGGATCCACAATAGGATTCACCTCTTCATTATGAGCTGCGAGAAGGTGTCCATCTGACTTGGTGCCTTGAGGTTTGATCAGGCTGTATTGATGCTGCTCGATAGGGAGGAGGACAAATTGATGGGATTTTATGAGGTTCTTGTCAGGGGAAATACGGTCTGAAGGTTTTGGTGGTGATGATGGTGAATACAGGCCAGGTTTGTGGAATGGTGTTGTAATATCTCTGaaacattacattttatacGTATTTCAGTGAAATGAGGTCATGTAACCGTTATCAAGGAGATAATCGATGCAAGACTCATATACCGATCAGTTCGATAATGATTTATACCACCAGTTTATTctaataaagttatatttttatattcctgCGTTACTGTTATCTGCATAATACGATTTTTATGGGACTGGAGGCGAAGATGCAGGAGGTGGGTCACCTAaagttaagtttttattttttttttatagaacggggggcaaacgggcaggaggctcacctgatgttaagtgtcTACCGCCACCCACGGACAGCCGCAGCAGTAGGTTTGCTAATGCGTTTCCGGCCTTTAAGATAGTGGTACGCACTTATATTGAAGACCTCAAAGTCATAACGGTTTGAAAATACCTGGAATGCTTGCTGGCACCATAAAGAGGTGGTGCAAGCAAGTTAGTGACTCAAAAAGCGCTCTGTTGCGGAAAGCCTGACGTCAGAGTGGAAGGGGTGCATCTTGGTAAGATTTTGCGTATTTAATTGCATGTATGTTACTTAATAGAAACACCTTAAAACAGCGCATCTTTTGCCAACTTGCGTGTCGAAATTATTTCGGACAAAGTTCACTCCTATAATATGTTAGTTAAGCATTTTAGTATTGAAAAAGCTAAGCGACAGAAAatgaaatcatttttttaaaattatgattgaATTTAAGCAATTTAAACCCAAACCTTGAATTTTCATCTGATATTTTTCCAGAAGCAGCTGAAAAAAGAAAAGCAAGAAGGAGAAAGGACCATCACCTAAGCCGATAGCGCATAGCCCATCCATTCAAGTTAGCAAAATAATCGAAGTTCACATACAATGGTTTGTGTGTTGTAGTAGTTTTTATAGGAACCTCGTCTTTCATTTCAAAAGACATCTGGTCAGTAAGATGAGCAATGATCTGCATGGCTACGGGCAGGTAAGAGTCGGAGACGCGGACATCTTGTTTCGCTGAGTCGACCTGAAATTGTGATGAATATAGTCGTACATTACGTAATTCAATGTTTgtttaagttaataattactaagaaatttgcgtgttgttcccacgagaatgtaagtgcgtgcttctatttcaccatgcctcctgctgatagaggatctttgtttactaatttattttattattattaattaactattaataacataagatgtcatgtgaaacatggtgtaatgattGCAGCTTACAAACATAGTGTAACAGAAAATACATGGCGactaaaaagagtggcggagagtttattgccagttcttctcttccgttctacacctttgatttgagaaatggcagtaaatgtaaagtctacattgtgttacctatatgaataaatgatttttatttaatttgattttaatcaattaagtttataaaataaataatattaagaagtAAAGAATGTCTTTGGTACAACTGGTgatgcaatattttttgtgttagtTTACcagatttaatattttaaggagTAACTTCTGAGTGACCtgtattataaacattttttcagcTAAATATGAAAACCATATTCAGTTCAGATGTTCCTACAGAAGTGAATACACTTTGCTATAAAATTAACAGATGAACAGGTACTTAagattaaacataaaattaataaagttataagtaTACAAGGCGTCCCAAAACTATCGGTCAtcaagggaaagtaccttaaatatcgtatatatgatattttgctgaaagaagactttattttattttgaaaagtaAGTTAATACATGAATGCAGTAAACTGCATTCAATGATTTTGTCGAAATTACTTGtctcgtctgggaatcgaatcgaaatctataaataatcgAATCATATGTGAAAAAAACATCTTTATTTTCTTGTGCCAATCCAGAGAATagacaacaaataataaatcttcttAAGTAAGTGCTGTTCccttattacttatatattacttatatataatacacatAGTATTTTGGAAGAAAGGAACagcaaaaaaattgaaaatcattGAATGCAGTAAAACTTCctactttttataataaaataaagtcttcATTCAGCAAAATATACTATCTACGaaatttaaggtactttcccttgaAGTCCCATAGtcttgggacgccctgtatacTAAGTGAACATTTTagacaatattaaaagtatatttttgatatttttagaaaCATAAAAATCCTTTTCCAGCCAGTTTTGGAAAGCGCTattgtatgtaaaattatGTTGTTATGAATATTCAATTTGTGACATCGTTGTCCCATATGCAGCTTTGTTAGTTCATTTGTcacacttttattttttaattgaaatgtcGTATGGCTCAAATACGGAATTTTTTTTCTAGGGTCTTCaataggaaataattcaaatgaTTACATCAAATTGCTCCAAGTGTCAAGatgtatcaaattaatattatacaacaTAAATGTTACTCGCATAATCCTTGAAAGCATTACAAGAAAGAAATTCGCTTTCATAAGCTTTCCAATATTtactatatgtaataaactTACCGCATTCCTCCCGAAGAGAAGAAAAACCGCCAGAAAAAGAACGTGTTGTAACATTATGGTTATCTGAAAgtatagaattattattatgtaactaTGTAAAAGTCAACTATATTAGATTCAACCTTATTATCTATGGCTAGTATATATAAACGTATTCTATTGTCTTTATAGTCTGTAATACTTTgcctcatttattttaattcatcaaaatcttaAAGTACGTGAATAACAAGGAACAAGAAGTTTAAGGAACTCTTAACATTATATGCGTTTACAGGAAgtatcattgtttttttttttaataatacttacatattgtctattttttacacataaaaacattgttaacgGATTTATAGGAAcgtaatttattatctatattcgTTCCGTGTGCTTACGTTCTCTTGACAACGACGAAATTCgagttataaaaatgttgatTTCGCGTATTGATTCGGTAAAGATTGGACAGTCTTTAAAGCATAGCAAAGTCTAAAAATTTGAGCCGCAATTTTAATACCACCCAATATTCACTCACCACTTACACTTTCTATAGTAACAATGCCTTTACGCTTGAAATTCGTATATGTCATACAAATGGTCCTGAATACTAATGTAATGCCACAAAACTTATGTGACGCAGTGGGGGGATGCCAAAAATATAGAAGTGAAGTTGTAAGGCGGtctgtatattaaaattttgtatcacataaacaataataatcacAGAATTCGTTGTATTTGGGTAGGCTCTGTAAGTTTCTTGGCATATAACGTTTTAATAataggttttttttacatcttttacagttttatttttatgatttagctCAGTCACCCTCGCGAGCGGAGAAGCAGAGCGGATCTGGCGCCCAAAAGGCATTTACagattatgtataataacaatcaaaatcaaaatactaaTACTTTATTGCCCACTGGCTGCCCAGGGCACAGAGAATCCTAGTGTGAGTGCTAGTGCACTttctttttaactaaacatccttttttatatctaatatataaaattctcgtgtcacaatgttcgttcccatactcctccgaaacgggtcgactgattcttatgaatttttatgcatattcagtaagtctgagaatcagctactatctatatttcaaacccctaagtgataaggggtgtccaacCCAAAAAATGGTTTTCTACGATACACCTCgttatattttgttagttaagaacttataacttgaactctgaggtttatatagcgaaaaacctaaaaagttttcattccggaaaatcGAACAGTCTCTAGTCTAGTCTAGTCTAGTCTCAAGTTCCATGTCAGTATAcagtactaaaaaggtaggctaggcattaagtagaaacgaagttcgcgggggcagctagttgtattataaagttttcttttcttacatacacattacacataCTAATAAACACACACCTGTGCATGAAATACTAAgtcttatttcaaaaatatcataatattaGATACGTCTTTGCACGCCTGAATATTTACGCGTAAAAAAGTACAAAGATTATCTTAAGTAGATCTTCGCCACTCAAGTCACGGCCGCGATCACGCGATAACGACTGTACcgatttaatttactatttatactttgtaGGAGGTTCTTACGGAAAGAAAAATtactacatataaaaattaataaagtgtAAGCGGGTCATTTGTTGAAAACATACtgtttccttttttttatttaggggGATAGGGGGGCCAACGAGTCTACGGGTCGCCAATAAAGGGCAGTtatcgcagcccatggacacccaatTTAGTAgatgcgttgccagcctttgaGGGAAGATTATGCTcactttttaaacatttggaggtcgtatttCCCAGGGAATCTTCCCTTTCTTTCTTCTGAATCTTTCGTTGGCCAGATGAATGATGAAAGATGATCCCAATTTAGGTACTTCGCAAATGTCGAGTGAAGCGAACTGAGGAAGACTTACACAATGTCTGCCTTTACCGTAGGAGCAAGTATTATTTGTGCACATTGAAATAGAAATCCATAGCTACACCGTGTATTGAACGAACGACCTGGGGATGGAGGACACACTCTTAAGACACTGAGCCAATTCACCTAAGCTAATATTTTTGAACAGAGAATTGTTCACACAACCTGGGTTCGTAGTTGCTTACCGACTAACACTGAGATTAAGCTCTGAACATAAATACATctatcgacatatttatatgttcgcacagtgaattcacagtagcgatattgtttatattatgtgtttaatattatatagctacttaattatattttatttaatgtttctcgacattatcgtattggcataatctgtaaggataatgtatgtatttctgtaataagtaaataaatataactctAATGATATATAGTTTATCCCAAATcagcaaataaattaaatgttttattaatgagCAAAATTTAACGCATTGTAAAAAAAGTAGTAACTCGTTTAcgtgcaataaaaaaatccagcGTTTTAAGGtaagaacataaattttatcgGTGTCGTAAACTGAACAATGAGTTTAGGAGATGCAAATTGACTGTTGAGATGATAAATTTTAGGTGATATCAGAATGGCTTGAGATtctgtaataaaatgtattaaggcGACATCTGGAGCATCTACAATTTGTTGAAGGTGATTTTTGCCATCAataaatttgtcaatctaGTTGACAACATATTATGTCAACAGATGTTTTCGGACAAAAATTCAACTTTCGTATTTCTTTATACCATCACTATATACGTACTATATTTCCATActgattttattgtttattgaagttatacttctttaggcgcgttatgaaaaattgaagagagtgaaattttacgatgcgcgcgcacaccaaCACCTAAATTCTACATCGTAaagttagttctaggtggcatgaaaatcgataataatatgttcaagttgtatattctagtatttttatatttagaacacgtgtttcgtaacagtacaattaaacagtgtaaataaataaatattattttggtgtttttattaaatcaatttcatatacgacggtaatagtatttactaataataattttaatatttatcgttaatcactactgcattttagttattttttttccatacgccaaagaagtataacttctaacccGTGTACgtaagtacacacactctttttaatgctaaaaaacaaattttccaGCTCGCAACTAAGAACGCGGGAAAGAGCTACTACCAACGTGCTTAAAAGTAAGACTAAAAACGAATCTaagtatgtttataaatataattcttcGGATTTAAACGAGCTTAATGAAGTTGGTGGAGAATGGGGGAAAAATGCTCAAAATAGAGAGAGATAGAGCTAGTTGGAGGAGACCTATATATAAggcattatttttaatgtatgtacAAGACCAATGGATTAAGATTGACtattaaaaatcctttttttaataaatcgaaGCTTACAACAGGAAAAATCATCTCGGGATGGGCAACCAGATagaattcttataaaataatagtcgTAGAATATAATAGCCATCAAACGTTATTTCCCAAACATTAGAGTATATTAATATCAGAATACAGCGTAAATAACATACTATAGTATCTGGAATCGAAATAAACTACAGATTACAGTGAGATAAAACATGACAGCAAATAGGTCGTAGAAAGCCCCGCGGCCGTATAACGGACCTAGGAT is a genomic window of Pieris napi chromosome 2, ilPieNapi1.2, whole genome shotgun sequence containing:
- the LOC125056819 gene encoding uncharacterized protein LOC125056819; the protein is MLQHVLFLAVFLLFGRNAVDSAKQDVRVSDSYLPVAMQIIAHLTDQMSFEMKDEVPIKTTTTHKPLDITTPFHKPGLYSPSSPPKPSDRISPDKNLIKSHQFVLLPIEQHQYSLIKPQGTKSDGHLLAAHNEEVNPIVDPAPNDPHLLPPYDDLKVSSRSDDFDEENLQYLSANVREMIRMANDPDDDRIVDVWEGLRVNPAEPSSKGKLSTSNLRLLLLYDLLSREAKRQRLSDYSGFSPEVMKSLAESSSGGARAQLSMALSKMVDRHDCGHDYANNRSKEMVAELAKDESTLSAALRYLQPLVYKL